In Anopheles gambiae chromosome 2, idAnoGambNW_F1_1, whole genome shotgun sequence, a single window of DNA contains:
- the LOC3290001 gene encoding uncharacterized protein LOC3290001: MPNSKCAAAFCNNRRVDVRKRKLALIFHAFPADEALRSRWMAFCRRGVDWTPFKTDAVCSAHFRHEDYQMAHSPLLKLSKNLRRLRVDAVPSVREGMVVTISKKQKLEELVRQQRLEELYRQNNPSAEPSTDFDHTYSGVTVAEELRDESPMLEKIVYRLQKFPNLCALCLRAIDDEKLFTPFASYSEALESTIEQKFDEITGEVIDSKERTDIHHLLPDKVCAECLEVLIQFHHYQRQLQCLKRFSTGMAQLLKGNRQPLAELYAAQGDYLANVLKNLNICQAAEENITLQRLEAEVATYGRVKKYTTFEQDLPRPDTNAVANRCEETIPASCFQIDCSATSPRAVEQRHRSRSSQEADGTGRAKKWICPYEEICREWFLDQASLQKHIHDDHKVFKCRTCGYRIKFYDLFKKHVESHDIARALLLSHNKKDTPTEGKCETCGKQFQSDEQLRRHREIHAHSGNYVCGRCLGVYASEHKYNNHRCSRRVHEATGLGQFEAMGATAQYDCESDIEDELLSQQSDETGQFADSRHDRSVELLSIEILQ; the protein is encoded by the exons ATGCCCAATTCCAAATGTGCGGCTGCATTCTGCAACAACCGCCGGGTGGATGTCAGGAAGCGCAAGCTGGCCCTAATCTTTCACGCCTTCCCAGCGGACGAGGCGCTGCGCAGCCGATGGATGGCGTTTTGCCGTCGGGGCGTCGACTGGACGCCCTTCAAGACCGACGCCGTCTGTTCGGCCCACTTTCGCCACGAGGACTATCAGATGGCTCACTCGCCGTTGCTAAAGTTGAGCAAAAATCTGCGCCGTTTGCGTGTGGATGCGGTGCCTTCGGTGCGGGAGGGGATGGTTGTTACCATTTCCAAAAAGCAGAAGCTCGAGGAGCTTGTGCGCCAGCAGCGTTTGGAAGAGCTGTACCGGCAAAACAATCCGTCCGCGGAACCGTCGACAGATTTCGATCACACGTACAGTGGGGTGACGGTAGCGGAAGAACTGAGG GATGAATCGCCCATGCTGGAGAAGATTGTCTATCGGTTGCAGAAATTTCCCAACCTTTGTGCGCTCTGTCTTCGGGCGATCGATGATGAGAAGCTGTTCACACCGTTCGCTTCCTACAGCGAGGCACTGGAAAGTACGATCGAGCAAAAGTTTGATGAAATAACGGGAGAAGTAATCGATTCGAAG GAACGAACCGACATACACCATCTACTGCCGGATAAGGTGTGTGCGGAGTGTTTGGAGGTGCTGATACAATTCCACCACTACCAAAGACAGTTGCAGTGTTTGAAAAGGTTTAGCACTGGAATGGCACAGCTGCTCAAGGGCAACAGGCAACCACTGGCAGAGCTTTACGCCGCCCAGGGAGACTACTTGGCGAACGTTCTTAAGAATCTCAACATATGCCAAGCAGCAGAGGAAAACATTACCCTGCAGCGGCTGGAGGCGGAAGTGGCAACATacggacgggtgaaaaagtaCACAACGTTTGAGCAAGACCTTCCCCGACCTGACACCAACGCGGTGGCGAATCGATGCGAGGAAACAATTCCTGCAAGCTGTTTTCAAATCGATTGCAGTGCCACTTCCCCCAGAGCGGTAGAACAACGGCATCGATCCCGATCGTCCCAAGAAGCGGATGGTACGGGTAGAGCGAAAAAATGGATCTGTCCTTATGAGGAAATTTGCCGCGAGTGGTTCCTGGATCAAGCCTCGTTGCAGAAACATATCCATGATGATCATAAGGTTTTCAAGTGCCGTACCTGTGGGTATAGGATAAAATTCTACGATCTTTTCAAAAAGCACGTCGAAAGCCATGATATCGCCCGGGCGCTATTGCTGtcgcacaacaaaaaagacacaccAACGGAAGGGAAATGTGAAACGTGCGGGAAGCAGTTCCAAAG TGACGAACAGTTACGGCGCCATAGAGAGATTCATGCACATTCCGGGAACTATGTGTGCGGTAGGTGTCTCGGTGTGTACGCCAGTGAGCATAAGTACAACAATCATCGGTGCAGTAGGAGAGTGCATGAGGCCACCGGTTTGGGACAGTTTGAAGCTATGGGTGCAACAGCACAA TATGATTGTGAGTCAGATATAGAGGACGAATTATTATCCCAACAATCGGACGAAACTGGTCAATTTGCAGACTCTAGGCACGATAGGAGTGTTGAACTGCTTAGTATCGAGATTCTACAGTAA